In a single window of the Flavobacterium sp. W4I14 genome:
- a CDS encoding D-psicose/D-tagatose/L-ribulose 3-epimerase (product_source=KO:K18910; cath_funfam=3.20.20.150; cog=COG1082; ko=KO:K18910; pfam=PF01261; superfamily=51658), which produces MSVNIKYGASTWLWTSPFQTSSVEELFSKISELGFDAVEIAVEDPSLVDVETVRSALQKYKLKAVVCGAFSASRDLTSEDPDVRQNCFKYIETCLDLCVSWGVSIFAGPMYSAVGKARMVPPEQREKEWQLAVFNLRIAAEMAESRGVRLAIEPLNRFESDLVNTAEDVVRLVKDINHPSAGILLDGFHMAIEERNIETAIRLAGDQLLHLQVSENYRGSPGTGQTPWDSYKAGLEAINYQGIVSIESFTPANQDLAAAVCIWRPFADSQDDFAREGLEFLKSHFNK; this is translated from the coding sequence ATGTCAGTAAATATAAAATATGGAGCAAGTACATGGTTGTGGACTTCTCCATTCCAAACCTCATCTGTCGAAGAGCTATTTTCTAAAATTTCGGAGCTTGGATTTGATGCGGTAGAGATTGCTGTCGAAGATCCGTCCCTGGTTGACGTAGAAACGGTACGTTCAGCGCTTCAAAAATATAAGTTAAAGGCGGTTGTTTGTGGTGCTTTTAGCGCTAGCCGTGATCTGACCAGTGAAGATCCTGATGTTCGGCAAAACTGTTTTAAGTATATTGAAACCTGTCTGGATTTATGTGTGTCGTGGGGTGTTTCCATTTTTGCAGGGCCAATGTATTCTGCCGTAGGCAAAGCCAGGATGGTGCCGCCAGAACAACGTGAAAAGGAATGGCAATTAGCAGTTTTCAACCTGCGGATTGCTGCTGAAATGGCTGAGTCTAGGGGGGTACGTTTAGCTATAGAACCTCTTAACCGATTTGAGTCGGATTTGGTAAACACTGCCGAAGATGTAGTGCGCCTGGTAAAGGATATTAACCATCCTTCAGCTGGAATATTGCTCGACGGATTTCATATGGCCATAGAGGAAAGGAATATAGAAACTGCAATTAGGTTGGCTGGTGATCAGCTGCTACACCTGCAGGTCTCAGAGAATTACAGGGGATCACCTGGTACAGGACAAACACCATGGGATTCCTATAAGGCAGGACTAGAAGCTATAAACTATCAGGGGATAGTCTCGATAGAAAGTTTTACACCAGCAAATCAGGATTTGGCGGCAGCCGTATGTATCTGGCGTCCATTTGCTGATAGTCAGGATGATTTTGCCAGAGAAGGACTTGAATTTTTAAAATCACATTTCAATAAATAA
- a CDS encoding two-component system response regulator VicR (product_source=KO:K07668; cath_funfam=3.40.50.2300; cog=COG0745; ko=KO:K07668; pfam=PF00072; smart=SM00448; superfamily=52172) has protein sequence METKKIFIVEDDLVLLETLQEILELYGYQCQGCHDPEKAVKQIEHYHPDLIILDYMLPEWNGGELCSAIRAIDGFEYIPIIIISAYTKILFSLSDYGCDAILEKPFSIQEITRLISTLLSEKRSDSGLLPKIKTVIKNVLQEVKAKNI, from the coding sequence ATGGAAACAAAAAAAATATTTATAGTGGAGGACGACCTGGTGTTATTGGAAACACTGCAAGAAATTCTTGAGCTGTACGGTTATCAATGCCAGGGCTGCCATGATCCGGAGAAAGCGGTTAAACAAATTGAGCATTACCATCCGGATCTGATCATTTTGGACTACATGTTGCCCGAATGGAACGGAGGAGAGCTTTGTAGTGCCATCCGCGCTATCGATGGATTTGAGTACATCCCCATCATCATTATTTCTGCCTATACTAAAATACTATTTTCATTGTCTGATTATGGTTGCGATGCGATATTGGAAAAACCATTTTCGATCCAGGAAATCACTCGTCTCATCAGCACTTTACTTTCAGAAAAACGCAGCGACAGCGGTCTTCTTCCAAAAATCAAAACAGTAATAAAAAATGTGCTGCAAGAGGTAAAGGCCAAAAATATTTAG
- a CDS encoding AcrR family transcriptional regulator (product_source=COG1309; cath_funfam=1.10.10.60; cog=COG1309; pfam=PF00440; superfamily=46689) — protein sequence MTRKPTSGPIRNKEWTKQKLLAAVGKILKNDGFTGLNVSKVALNAEVDRKLVYDYFGSMEGLVKEYLNNSDFYTANIDQSKEIIEQNRNDQGREMLYHLLEDQLDSLIANEEMRKIISWGVCESSKVLEELNERRESLGEQFFSELTDEYFKGKDKNIRPVAALLVGGIYYITMIAHTNNGLICGVDIRKEEAQAEIKKTIKQIIEWAYL from the coding sequence ATGACAAGAAAACCTACAAGCGGCCCCATCAGAAATAAAGAATGGACAAAACAAAAACTTCTGGCCGCTGTTGGTAAAATCTTAAAAAATGACGGTTTTACCGGCTTAAACGTTAGCAAAGTAGCATTAAATGCCGAAGTAGACCGGAAATTGGTTTATGATTATTTCGGCAGTATGGAAGGCCTGGTAAAGGAATACCTGAACAACAGCGATTTTTATACTGCAAACATCGATCAGTCAAAAGAAATAATCGAGCAAAACAGAAACGATCAGGGCAGAGAGATGTTGTATCATTTATTGGAAGATCAGCTCGATTCATTAATTGCTAATGAAGAAATGCGAAAGATCATCAGTTGGGGAGTGTGCGAAAGTTCAAAAGTATTAGAGGAGTTGAATGAGAGACGTGAATCTCTGGGAGAGCAGTTTTTTAGTGAACTGACTGACGAATACTTTAAAGGCAAAGACAAAAACATCAGGCCGGTTGCAGCCCTTTTAGTGGGGGGTATATATTACATTACCATGATTGCTCATACGAATAATGGCCTGATCTGTGGAGTTGATATCAGAAAAGAGGAAGCACAGGCCGAAATAAAGAAAACCATTAAACAAATCATTGAATGGGCATACCTGTAG
- a CDS encoding hypothetical protein (product_source=Hypo-rule applied; superfamily=56808) gives MESTLAIIVVLHLKGTKITYGKFTLGTDRDAALETFNMLKGKKEPLGACMIQMELIQEIADLPVPLGTISCNLEQLKENVAIISKEIFRIAQLDDLEIKPLQ, from the coding sequence ATGGAATCTACGTTAGCAATAATAGTGGTGCTTCATTTAAAGGGCACCAAAATTACCTATGGAAAATTTACGCTTGGAACAGACCGGGACGCTGCACTTGAAACCTTTAACATGCTCAAAGGAAAAAAGGAGCCTTTAGGTGCCTGCATGATCCAGATGGAACTTATCCAAGAAATTGCGGACCTTCCGGTACCATTAGGAACAATATCCTGTAACCTGGAGCAACTAAAGGAAAACGTAGCGATTATTTCGAAAGAAATCTTTCGGATCGCGCAACTCGATGACCTGGAAATTAAGCCATTGCAATAG
- a CDS encoding putative dehydrogenase (product_source=COG0673; cath_funfam=3.40.50.720; cog=COG0673; pfam=PF01408; superfamily=51735) encodes MEQRKINIAIVGLGFGAEFIPIYKKHPNANMYAICQRDAEKLNNIGDAFGIAKRYTDFDELLKDPDVDAVHINTPIQNHAEQSLKALRAGKHVACTVPMATSVEECRQIVAAVQETGLTYMMMETVIYSREFLFVKELYERGELGKLQFLRASHQQEMAGWPGYWEGLPPMHYATHCVAPVLALAKADAEYISCFGSGTIDAHLIPKYGSPFAVESCHIKFKDSDLAAEVTRSLFNTARQYRESFDVYASKKSFEWTLIEHEHSVIHTGETPQKVAIPDYAHLLPEEIQHFTTGGVYDGENNQHLSFIQGAGHGGSHPHLVHEFISALIQERAPFPDARQSANITCVGILAHESAMEGGQKIKLPDFTIS; translated from the coding sequence ATGGAGCAAAGAAAAATAAACATTGCCATAGTAGGCCTCGGTTTCGGTGCAGAGTTCATACCGATTTATAAGAAACATCCCAATGCTAACATGTATGCCATTTGTCAAAGAGATGCTGAGAAACTTAACAATATCGGGGATGCCTTTGGGATTGCTAAAAGGTATACCGACTTTGACGAATTACTGAAAGATCCGGATGTAGATGCGGTGCACATCAACACGCCGATCCAAAATCATGCTGAGCAGTCGTTAAAAGCACTTAGGGCAGGTAAGCATGTAGCTTGTACAGTTCCTATGGCTACCAGTGTGGAGGAGTGCAGGCAAATTGTTGCAGCGGTTCAGGAGACTGGATTAACGTATATGATGATGGAAACGGTGATCTACAGCCGTGAATTTTTATTTGTAAAGGAGCTTTATGAAAGAGGTGAGCTAGGAAAACTACAATTTTTACGGGCTTCACATCAGCAGGAAATGGCTGGGTGGCCGGGTTATTGGGAAGGTTTGCCTCCAATGCATTATGCTACACACTGTGTTGCCCCTGTTCTGGCTTTGGCCAAAGCCGATGCCGAGTATATATCTTGTTTTGGTTCAGGAACAATCGATGCACATCTAATCCCTAAATATGGATCCCCATTTGCTGTAGAAAGCTGCCATATTAAATTTAAAGATTCAGATCTGGCCGCTGAAGTTACCAGGTCATTGTTCAATACAGCAAGACAATATAGGGAGAGTTTTGATGTTTATGCATCGAAAAAGAGCTTCGAATGGACGCTGATAGAGCACGAGCATTCCGTGATTCATACCGGTGAAACGCCTCAAAAAGTAGCTATTCCGGATTATGCGCATTTGCTTCCGGAAGAGATACAGCACTTTACTACTGGTGGCGTGTACGATGGAGAGAATAACCAACACTTGTCATTTATTCAGGGGGCTGGTCATGGTGGCTCTCACCCTCATCTGGTACATGAGTTCATCTCTGCATTGATCCAGGAACGGGCACCTTTCCCTGATGCAAGACAATCGGCAAATATTACCTGTGTAGGTATCCTTGCCCACGAAAGTGCGATGGAAGGCGGTCAGAAAATAAAACTCCCAGACTTCACAATCTCTTAA